One region of Deinococcus yavapaiensis KR-236 genomic DNA includes:
- a CDS encoding LON peptidase substrate-binding domain-containing protein, which translates to MTVTSEQQHERMSLPLFPLPNVVLLPGLVLPLYIFEPRYRALLARVRASGEPFGITRLLPADEARSDFESRVGLVGTLAHLREVIDHEDGTASILVVGGERFEVTAFDTTHPYLSAYIRTLPLEEGDKAVVDVLSRKVLEGVMRAHRAEEERVRESAPGDPLLLATYCTALLPLSSEQREEILRAPTLADRFEALAMWVPKRTLN; encoded by the coding sequence GTGACGGTCACTTCCGAGCAGCAGCATGAGCGCATGTCCCTGCCGCTCTTTCCGCTGCCGAACGTGGTATTGCTGCCGGGCTTGGTCTTGCCGCTGTACATTTTCGAGCCGCGTTACCGCGCTCTTCTCGCTCGCGTACGCGCGTCGGGTGAACCGTTCGGCATCACTCGCCTCTTGCCCGCCGACGAGGCTCGCTCGGACTTCGAGTCGCGCGTGGGTCTCGTCGGTACCCTCGCGCACCTGCGCGAAGTGATCGATCACGAGGACGGCACGGCGTCCATCTTGGTCGTCGGGGGGGAGCGCTTCGAAGTCACGGCGTTCGACACGACCCATCCTTACCTCAGCGCCTACATTCGCACCCTTCCGCTCGAGGAAGGCGACAAGGCGGTCGTGGACGTCTTGTCGCGCAAGGTTCTCGAAGGCGTCATGCGCGCCCACCGCGCCGAGGAGGAGCGTGTGCGCGAAAGCGCTCCGGGCGATCCGCTGTTGCTGGCGACGTACTGCACGGCCCTGCTTCCACTTTCGAGCGAGCAGCGCGAGGAGATTCTGCGCGCTCCGACCCTCGCGGACCGTTTCGAGGCCTTGGCGATGTGGGTGCCGAAGCGGACGTTGAATTGA
- the trmD gene encoding tRNA (guanosine(37)-N1)-methyltransferase TrmD — translation MKFSLLTLFPDLVRPWTREALLGKAAEKGLLSFEVVDLRDFSGNRHRKVDDTPYGGGAGMVIRVDVAARALASIGTPDEVILLTPAGERFTQRTAEELALKEHVAILCGRYEGFDARVESLATREISLGDFVMMGGEAAAACLLESVARLVPGVIGDEASHRDDSFSSGLLDYPEFTRPPEFQGQEVPEVLLSGDHARIARWRRDEALARTWKRRPDLFESASLSPQDSATLLKLGVTPERLSGWGAPPPPAPKRTRRRKNGL, via the coding sequence ATGAAGTTCTCGCTTTTGACGCTCTTTCCCGACCTCGTCCGCCCCTGGACGCGTGAAGCGCTTTTGGGCAAGGCCGCCGAGAAAGGCTTGCTGAGCTTCGAGGTCGTGGACTTGCGCGACTTCAGCGGCAACCGTCACCGCAAGGTGGATGACACCCCGTACGGCGGCGGGGCGGGCATGGTGATTCGCGTGGACGTCGCGGCGCGCGCCTTGGCGTCGATCGGAACGCCCGACGAGGTGATTTTGCTGACGCCCGCGGGAGAGCGCTTCACGCAGCGCACGGCCGAAGAGCTCGCCCTCAAAGAGCACGTCGCGATTTTGTGCGGGCGCTACGAGGGCTTCGACGCGCGGGTGGAGTCGTTGGCAACGCGCGAGATCAGTCTCGGCGACTTCGTAATGATGGGCGGCGAGGCGGCGGCGGCCTGCTTGTTGGAGTCCGTCGCTCGGCTCGTGCCGGGCGTCATCGGCGACGAGGCGTCGCACCGCGACGATTCGTTTTCGAGCGGCCTCCTGGACTACCCGGAGTTCACGCGTCCGCCCGAATTTCAAGGCCAAGAGGTGCCCGAGGTGCTGCTGTCGGGCGATCACGCCCGTATCGCGCGTTGGCGGCGTGACGAAGCGTTGGCGCGCACTTGGAAGCGCCGCCCCGACTTGTTCGAATCGGCGAGCCTCTCGCCGCAGGACTCGGCGACGCTCTTGAAGCTCGGCGTGACGCCCGAACGACTTTCCGGATGGGGCGCTCCGCCACCGCCCGCGCCAAAACGTACGCGCCGCCGGAAAAATGGGCTCTGA
- the rimM gene encoding ribosome maturation factor RimM (Essential for efficient processing of 16S rRNA), with amino-acid sequence MTNPDLIRVGRLLGPQGVSGGVKLFVIGSADQLLAVQRLYVDGAGWLRVKDIQQHGPGLVVFFGGVESRESAERLREKDVFASESELPALPEDEYYYHELRGMKVVTPGGETIGEVRDVQDAGAQDLLVVRHARGESFVPLQAPYVEVRRGREVVLDAPPGLLGDDADE; translated from the coding sequence GTGACGAATCCGGATCTCATTCGTGTCGGGCGGTTGCTGGGACCGCAAGGCGTGTCGGGCGGCGTGAAGCTCTTCGTGATCGGCAGCGCCGATCAGCTGCTGGCCGTGCAACGCCTGTACGTGGACGGCGCGGGCTGGCTGCGCGTGAAGGACATTCAGCAGCACGGTCCCGGGCTCGTGGTGTTCTTCGGCGGCGTGGAGTCGCGCGAAAGCGCCGAGCGTTTGCGCGAAAAGGACGTGTTCGCCAGCGAGTCGGAGCTGCCCGCGCTGCCCGAGGACGAGTACTACTACCACGAGCTTCGAGGGATGAAGGTCGTGACGCCGGGCGGAGAGACGATCGGCGAGGTTCGTGACGTGCAAGACGCGGGCGCGCAGGACCTCTTGGTGGTGCGGCACGCGCGCGGCGAGTCGTTCGTGCCGCTGCAAGCTCCCTACGTGGAGGTGCGGCGCGGACGCGAAGTGGTGCTGGACGCGCCGCCGGGCCTTTTGGGAGACGACGCGGACGAATGA
- a CDS encoding KH domain-containing protein — protein MKTDPADVALYLAQSVVDQPSLVRVSRRGQTLLIHVAPGEEGRVIGRGGRVIQAIRTVVRVASDPRERLTVDLDSPRGER, from the coding sequence ATGAAGACTGATCCTGCGGATGTCGCCTTGTACCTCGCTCAGAGCGTGGTGGACCAGCCGTCGCTCGTTCGCGTCTCGAGACGCGGCCAGACGCTCCTCATCCACGTGGCGCCCGGCGAGGAGGGCCGCGTCATCGGGCGAGGCGGGCGCGTCATTCAAGCGATCCGTACGGTCGTACGCGTGGCGTCGGATCCGCGCGAGCGTCTCACGGTGGATCTCGATTCGCCGCGCGGGGAGCGCTAA